A stretch of Imperialibacter roseus DNA encodes these proteins:
- a CDS encoding TrkH family potassium uptake protein gives MKRKALNIINWSSLGISSVGLLLLIADVGFPYTPSFERSLHLWLPIIAGTLFALITAGSTIAWLLDPIRVRSRLFEAIFSIYLLVYLLVSVQPDWFQALSFFNHKYTGYWGCFFIFVIEFSRRTSSLYKLSKNPANLFIFSFALIVLVGSGLLMLPTATYEGIGFVDALFTSTSAVCVTGLIVVDTGSYFTTFGQVIILGLIQIGGIGILTFTSFFGLFFKGGFSIQNQLFLKDVTNTNRLAEVSGIVKTIIAFTLFVELIGGIAIFMQLNKAVLPSFVDRVLFAGFHSISAFCNAGFSTLGNSLYDLNYRFNYSLHLVIAFLFIFGGLGFPIVFNFINYMRESARTIVARLVKRRVVYRLPIRINLHTRIVLITTALLIIPGTLLFYFFEYDNTLAEHNEFGKWVTAFFGAVTPRTAGFNTVDNAALKLHTIMIMLLLMWIGASPGSTGGGIKTTTIFLATLNFLSLARSKDRVEFGKREISNKSVRRAFAIISLSLIFIGLATFMITMLDPNLPFIQVAFECFSAYSTVGLSMGITSSLSTGSRIVIILIMFIGRVGALTLLVGMLRRVHTLRYRYPNEELFIN, from the coding sequence TTGAAAAGGAAAGCACTCAATATCATCAACTGGTCTTCGCTGGGAATAAGCAGTGTCGGCCTGCTTCTGCTGATTGCTGATGTGGGGTTCCCCTATACTCCCTCTTTCGAGCGCTCCCTTCACCTTTGGCTTCCAATTATTGCGGGCACATTGTTTGCGTTAATTACCGCAGGAAGTACGATAGCATGGCTTCTTGATCCCATAAGAGTTCGTTCGAGGTTGTTTGAAGCGATTTTCAGTATCTACCTGCTGGTATACCTACTGGTGTCGGTGCAGCCCGACTGGTTCCAAGCGCTCAGTTTCTTCAATCACAAATACACAGGCTACTGGGGCTGTTTTTTCATATTTGTGATAGAGTTTTCGAGGAGAACATCCTCTCTTTATAAGCTGTCGAAGAATCCAGCCAATCTTTTCATTTTTAGTTTTGCACTCATCGTGCTGGTTGGCAGCGGCTTACTTATGCTACCTACTGCAACCTACGAAGGTATTGGGTTTGTTGACGCACTTTTTACATCGACAAGCGCAGTGTGTGTTACCGGCCTCATTGTGGTTGATACTGGTTCCTATTTCACCACGTTTGGACAAGTCATTATTCTAGGGCTTATTCAAATAGGCGGCATTGGCATTCTTACCTTCACGAGCTTTTTTGGTTTGTTTTTCAAAGGAGGATTTAGCATCCAGAATCAGCTATTTCTCAAAGATGTGACCAATACTAACCGGCTGGCCGAAGTAAGTGGCATCGTAAAAACAATCATCGCCTTCACCCTTTTTGTTGAGCTTATCGGCGGCATTGCGATATTCATGCAGCTCAACAAGGCTGTGCTGCCCAGCTTCGTTGACAGGGTTCTTTTCGCTGGGTTTCATTCAATATCTGCCTTTTGCAACGCTGGCTTCTCGACACTCGGAAACAGCCTCTACGACTTGAACTACCGCTTCAATTACTCTCTCCATTTGGTCATTGCTTTTCTTTTCATCTTTGGTGGACTTGGTTTTCCTATCGTATTCAATTTCATCAACTACATGAGGGAATCGGCTCGTACAATAGTGGCCAGGCTCGTGAAACGGCGGGTTGTATATAGATTGCCCATCAGGATCAACCTGCACACACGGATTGTGCTTATTACAACTGCACTTCTCATCATTCCCGGCACGTTGCTTTTTTACTTCTTTGAGTATGACAACACGCTGGCCGAGCACAACGAATTCGGTAAATGGGTAACAGCCTTCTTTGGAGCTGTCACGCCACGTACTGCCGGCTTTAATACTGTCGACAATGCAGCGTTGAAGCTTCACACCATCATGATCATGCTATTGCTGATGTGGATCGGGGCATCACCAGGTTCGACTGGTGGGGGTATCAAAACAACCACCATCTTTCTGGCCACACTTAACTTCCTGAGCCTTGCCAGAAGCAAAGACAGGGTGGAGTTTGGGAAAAGAGAAATATCCAACAAGTCGGTCAGAAGGGCTTTTGCCATTATCTCACTTTCGTTGATATTTATTGGCCTGGCCACATTTATGATCACCATGCTCGACCCAAATCTACCCTTTATACAGGTCGCCTTCGAATGTTTTTCGGCATACAGTACCGTTGGATTGAGTATGGGGATTACCTCGAGTTTGAGTACTGGCAGCAGGATAGTTATCATCCTAATTATGTTCATTGGTCGTGTGGGTGCGCTAACTTTGCTTGTGGGCATGCTGAGACGGGTACATACTTTACGGTATCGCTATCCAAACGAAGAATTGTTTATAAATTAA
- a CDS encoding potassium channel family protein, with protein MKYIVFGLGNFGSSLSTTLTAMGHEVIGVDKRMEKVELHKDDITHTICLDSTDIQAVSSLPIGDADTVIVAIGEDEGASIMTTALLKQLHARRIIGRAVSELQTTVMQAMGIHEISRPEQTSAVRLAKRLNFKGVVDSFELSNKHNIIELKCPPKYEGKTLKEVEFRKKYNITVLTTIKEVKGKDEGKISGVATADTLLEQGDTLVIFGSLNDLRDMLDDSE; from the coding sequence ATGAAGTATATCGTTTTTGGTCTTGGAAACTTTGGTAGCAGCCTCTCCACCACGCTGACTGCCATGGGTCATGAAGTGATTGGCGTAGATAAACGGATGGAAAAAGTGGAGTTGCATAAAGATGACATCACGCACACTATTTGTCTCGACTCCACAGACATACAGGCGGTCAGCTCTCTGCCTATTGGTGATGCTGACACAGTGATTGTCGCTATTGGAGAAGACGAGGGGGCATCCATTATGACGACTGCCCTTTTGAAGCAGCTCCACGCCAGGCGAATCATTGGACGTGCGGTAAGCGAGTTACAAACCACGGTAATGCAAGCCATGGGCATCCATGAGATCAGCCGCCCTGAGCAAACTTCAGCAGTCAGGCTCGCAAAAAGACTGAATTTCAAAGGTGTCGTCGACTCATTTGAGTTATCTAACAAACACAATATCATCGAATTGAAGTGTCCGCCTAAATATGAAGGAAAAACCTTGAAGGAGGTGGAATTCAGAAAGAAATACAACATTACTGTGCTCACTACTATCAAAGAAGTAAAAGGCAAGGATGAGGGGAAAATCTCTGGTGTGGCAACAGCGGACACATTGCTCGAACAAGGTGATACGCTGGTCATTTTCGGTTCGCTGAACGACCTGAGAGACATGCTGGATGACAGTGAGTAA
- a CDS encoding NAD(P)-dependent oxidoreductase, producing MNNTSKIAVIGGTGKAGRYIVKELLSRGYRLKLLLRFPEDFQLKDPGIELLKGDARDAEAIRSLLDGCQAIISAVGQPRGEESIFSQATKNIVAAMAEQGVRRYIVLTGLNVDTPFDKKNEKVVMATEWMRANYPKTTMDKQAEYEFLTKSDIDWTLVRLPMIQLTDERRGVKASLEDCPGDGISAADLAYFVADQLTDDAFVGKAPFIASF from the coding sequence ATGAATAACACATCAAAAATAGCCGTCATTGGTGGCACAGGGAAGGCTGGCAGGTACATAGTAAAAGAGCTGCTCAGCCGTGGATACCGCCTCAAACTTCTTCTTAGGTTTCCTGAAGACTTCCAACTTAAAGACCCAGGAATCGAGCTGCTAAAAGGTGATGCAAGAGATGCGGAAGCTATCCGATCTTTACTCGATGGATGCCAGGCCATCATCAGTGCAGTGGGTCAGCCAAGAGGTGAGGAGTCAATTTTCAGTCAGGCCACAAAGAATATTGTAGCTGCAATGGCTGAACAAGGTGTTCGGCGATACATTGTCCTTACCGGTCTCAACGTAGACACGCCTTTCGACAAGAAGAACGAAAAGGTGGTAATGGCCACTGAGTGGATGAGGGCCAATTATCCAAAAACCACAATGGATAAGCAGGCGGAATATGAATTCCTTACAAAAAGCGATATTGATTGGACGCTTGTGCGACTTCCCATGATTCAGCTGACCGACGAAAGGAGGGGAGTGAAAGCAAGTCTGGAGGATTGTCCGGGCGACGGAATTAGTGCTGCTGACCTGGCTTATTTTGTGGCCGATCAGTTGACCGATGATGCTTTTGTTGGTAAAGCACCTTTTATTGCTAGTTTTTGA
- a CDS encoding sugar phosphate isomerase/epimerase family protein, with product MKITLFTLLLLGTSFFVYPQRPAVTVAWDMEDDALMRASGYKFFVEKVDKIINPQKVSDEQFDQNAATIKKLKTNMFAVNYFLPGNLKVIGPDVNEEAILAYTDIVFHRCQQIGVDLVVWGSGGSRRLPDGWDYEKAVDQFAAIAKKVAVQAQKYDILLTVENLNKTEANFLNGFDEVVEIVKRVDEPNLMACVDIYHMLMDGDPPSMIALGKGITFHCDIAEKADRDPPGTLGDEVVPYLEELKEIDYQGKIVIEARWDDFPKEAPATLKYLERKVKEVWK from the coding sequence ATGAAAATTACCCTGTTTACACTCTTGCTCCTTGGTACGTCATTTTTTGTTTACCCACAACGACCGGCCGTGACCGTAGCATGGGACATGGAAGACGACGCCCTCATGCGTGCTTCCGGTTATAAATTTTTTGTAGAAAAGGTGGACAAAATCATCAATCCGCAAAAGGTGTCAGATGAGCAGTTCGATCAGAATGCAGCGACGATCAAAAAGCTAAAAACCAACATGTTTGCTGTGAACTACTTTTTGCCAGGCAACCTAAAGGTGATTGGCCCTGATGTGAATGAGGAGGCGATACTGGCGTATACCGACATTGTATTCCATCGGTGCCAGCAGATAGGCGTTGACCTGGTGGTGTGGGGCAGCGGTGGTTCCCGGAGATTGCCCGACGGTTGGGATTATGAAAAGGCTGTGGACCAGTTTGCAGCCATTGCAAAGAAGGTAGCCGTGCAGGCGCAGAAGTACGATATCCTGCTCACGGTAGAAAACCTCAATAAGACCGAAGCCAACTTTCTCAATGGGTTCGACGAGGTAGTAGAGATAGTCAAGCGGGTAGATGAGCCCAATCTGATGGCTTGCGTGGACATCTACCATATGCTCATGGACGGTGATCCACCATCGATGATAGCGCTGGGAAAAGGCATTACTTTCCATTGCGATATCGCTGAAAAGGCAGACAGAGATCCCCCGGGCACACTTGGCGATGAAGTAGTTCCGTATTTGGAAGAACTGAAGGAAATTGATTATCAAGGAAAAATTGTCATCGAAGCCCGCTGGGATGATTTTCCAAAGGAAGCACCTGCCACGTTGAAATATCTGGAAAGGAAGGTCAAGGAGGTATGGAAGTAG
- a CDS encoding metallophosphoesterase, which translates to MNYLSAVAIGLLVLGAACTAPVEKASIRIEPIEGPTPYTSLDLNNDPSSFQFAIVTDRTGGHRGNVFEVGLSKLNLLQPEFVMSVGDFIEGYTEDEARLDAEWTEFNGFIDSLTMPFFYVPGNHDITNKVMYDKYKSIFGKDYYHFVYKDVLFLCLNSEDNYRGSGKGTIGDEQYEWIEKTLAANADVKWTLVFMHQPLWNQQAETLRWPDVEKLLEPRKHTVYVGHHHSYVKYERNNGKYFILATTGGGSRLRGPRFGEFDHVVWITMTDNGPIMANLELSGVWDENVVTEQSSNYFRPLFNGQPVRVSPMFTDGSTFSNGATEIRLTNDSDAPMDVSFELAANKYLTSSIIRQSLTIAPNSVEILPLKLSGKAASVAALEPVALRGTVTFHGEGMADITMDVTQNARPAKKEYLAKSATKTVDGNLDDWASLPFSETEMYTEANPFSHKGGKADGSVRFGISCDDEFLYIGADITDDELLAVASSRPYNQDAFQVIVDGRSENISSFGTSLSGVLYIGMSPYVDGTNNTTPFTSGNKPEGLKGITVKTDKGYATELAIPLSYLSEQQGGDWKTARINVGVNDFDNDYSHRTNLWWQPDWRGAGSYPGSGTFFRK; encoded by the coding sequence ATGAATTATCTTTCAGCCGTTGCAATCGGCCTCCTGGTGCTCGGTGCGGCCTGCACAGCTCCCGTAGAAAAAGCAAGTATTAGAATCGAGCCCATTGAAGGGCCAACCCCTTACACCAGTCTTGATCTGAACAATGATCCCTCTTCTTTCCAGTTCGCTATCGTAACTGATCGAACCGGCGGCCATCGGGGCAACGTTTTCGAGGTTGGCTTAAGTAAACTGAACCTGCTACAGCCTGAGTTTGTGATGAGCGTGGGTGACTTTATTGAAGGTTACACTGAAGACGAGGCACGACTGGACGCCGAGTGGACAGAGTTCAATGGTTTTATCGATTCCCTTACCATGCCCTTCTTTTACGTGCCGGGCAATCACGACATCACCAACAAGGTGATGTACGACAAATACAAATCAATTTTCGGGAAGGACTATTACCATTTTGTATACAAAGACGTGCTTTTCCTGTGCCTCAACTCCGAAGACAACTATCGTGGGTCGGGCAAAGGTACCATTGGTGATGAACAGTACGAGTGGATTGAGAAGACATTGGCCGCCAACGCAGATGTAAAATGGACGCTGGTGTTTATGCACCAGCCTCTGTGGAACCAGCAGGCCGAAACCCTTCGCTGGCCCGACGTGGAAAAGCTACTTGAGCCGAGAAAGCATACCGTTTATGTGGGCCACCATCACAGCTATGTGAAATACGAAAGAAACAATGGCAAATACTTCATCCTTGCTACTACGGGAGGCGGCAGCCGACTCAGAGGGCCTCGTTTTGGCGAGTTTGACCATGTGGTGTGGATCACCATGACAGACAACGGGCCCATCATGGCTAACCTGGAGCTATCAGGCGTTTGGGACGAGAACGTGGTGACTGAGCAGTCGAGCAACTACTTCAGGCCTCTTTTCAATGGGCAACCTGTGCGTGTATCGCCAATGTTTACCGACGGCAGCACGTTTTCGAATGGCGCCACCGAAATCCGCCTCACCAACGACAGCGATGCGCCTATGGATGTCAGCTTTGAGCTGGCAGCCAACAAGTACCTCACATCCAGCATTATCCGGCAGAGCCTCACTATTGCTCCAAATTCAGTAGAAATTCTTCCCCTCAAACTGAGTGGGAAAGCTGCATCGGTGGCTGCACTTGAGCCGGTAGCGTTGAGAGGCACGGTCACATTCCACGGCGAAGGCATGGCGGACATCACAATGGATGTAACGCAAAACGCCCGTCCGGCGAAGAAAGAGTACCTGGCAAAGTCGGCCACAAAAACTGTCGATGGCAACCTTGACGATTGGGCAAGCCTCCCCTTCTCAGAAACCGAGATGTACACTGAAGCCAATCCCTTCTCTCACAAAGGTGGCAAAGCCGATGGTTCTGTTCGCTTCGGCATCAGTTGTGACGACGAGTTCCTTTACATTGGCGCAGACATAACAGACGATGAACTGCTGGCCGTAGCTTCTTCCAGGCCGTACAATCAGGACGCCTTTCAGGTAATTGTCGACGGCCGCAGTGAAAACATAAGCTCGTTTGGTACGAGTCTTTCCGGTGTGCTCTATATAGGTATGAGTCCCTATGTGGATGGAACAAACAACACCACGCCCTTTACCAGCGGCAATAAGCCAGAAGGTTTGAAAGGCATTACAGTCAAAACTGACAAAGGCTATGCAACGGAGCTGGCCATTCCGCTTAGCTACCTCAGTGAGCAGCAGGGTGGCGACTGGAAAACAGCTCGCATCAATGTGGGTGTGAACGATTTCGACAACGACTACAGCCACCGCACCAACCTGTGGTGGCAACCCGACTGGCGTGGAGCAGGTAGCTATCCTGGTTCTGGTACCTTCTTTAGAAAATAA
- a CDS encoding DUF433 domain-containing protein: MVDYKKIIQRNPNKRFGKPCVRNTRITVYDVLGWLAAGMGFNEILEDFPELTLEDIQACLAYAADREHKLQHSA, translated from the coding sequence ATGGTAGACTATAAAAAGATCATCCAAAGGAACCCAAACAAAAGATTCGGCAAGCCTTGTGTGCGAAATACAAGGATTACCGTATATGACGTGCTTGGCTGGCTAGCTGCCGGAATGGGTTTCAACGAAATTCTCGAAGACTTTCCCGAGTTGACACTGGAAGACATTCAGGCCTGTCTTGCCTATGCAGCAGACAGAGAGCATAAACTTCAGCACAGTGCATGA
- a CDS encoding DUF5615 family PIN-like protein, with protein MKLLFDQNISFRLVKKLVDYFPACRHVSDCGLTDMEDSDIWAYSKEHGFTIVTFDADFYDISVINSHPPKVIWIRTGNLSTNQIAQLLINNYSTIDNFLLQEAYREMACLELEAYNNH; from the coding sequence ATGAAGCTATTGTTCGACCAGAATATCTCTTTCAGATTGGTGAAAAAGCTTGTTGACTATTTCCCGGCCTGTCGCCATGTAAGCGACTGTGGCTTAACCGACATGGAAGATTCAGATATTTGGGCTTACTCAAAAGAACATGGCTTCACCATTGTCACTTTTGACGCCGATTTTTATGATATTAGTGTGATTAACAGCCACCCACCAAAAGTGATTTGGATTAGAACAGGCAATCTCTCGACTAATCAAATAGCCCAGCTTTTAATCAACAACTACTCGACGATAGATAATTTTCTGCTGCAAGAAGCCTATAGAGAAATGGCCTGCCTTGAGTTGGAAGCCTACAACAACCATTGA
- a CDS encoding SIR2 family protein — translation MNAIASIRNKYRDAAFLIGNGPNLRSGIMPSWKDLLEAASPKPIPFDLTGLTNTEVYDLIELYANDSVKVKNRVKAELQLTNSDDLSVHRKIMEFARSTNTPVLTTNFDTAFEKSVGARPFHTDSNGFTRFYPWKTYYGFEKLENPAQSFGIWKIHGDVNYRDSIRLGLGDYMGSVQRARSLITKGRRRLYKETLLPKSWQGEQTWLHIWFHSPLIIFGFGYEPDEVFLRWLLIERKRYSIKLKCTMDVWYVTKGSPSPPVKNLMENLDVTIHLVEDYSDIYDGL, via the coding sequence ATGAACGCCATCGCTTCAATCAGAAACAAATACAGAGACGCAGCCTTTCTAATAGGAAACGGCCCCAACTTACGAAGTGGCATTATGCCATCCTGGAAGGACCTGCTGGAAGCCGCCTCCCCAAAACCCATTCCTTTCGACCTGACAGGACTGACTAATACAGAGGTGTATGACCTGATTGAGTTGTACGCAAATGACTCTGTAAAAGTGAAAAATAGGGTGAAAGCTGAATTGCAATTGACAAACAGCGATGACCTGAGTGTCCATAGAAAAATCATGGAATTTGCCAGGTCAACAAACACACCAGTGCTGACAACAAACTTTGATACAGCCTTTGAAAAATCAGTAGGTGCCAGGCCATTTCACACTGATTCCAACGGGTTCACCCGTTTTTACCCCTGGAAAACCTACTATGGCTTTGAGAAACTTGAAAACCCAGCACAAAGCTTTGGCATATGGAAGATTCATGGCGATGTGAACTACCGGGACAGCATCAGGCTCGGGCTTGGCGACTACATGGGAAGTGTTCAGCGGGCAAGAAGCCTCATCACCAAAGGACGACGCAGGCTTTACAAAGAGACGCTTCTGCCAAAATCGTGGCAAGGCGAGCAGACCTGGCTCCACATCTGGTTCCACAGCCCACTCATCATTTTTGGCTTTGGCTATGAACCCGACGAGGTGTTTCTAAGGTGGCTGCTAATTGAAAGAAAAAGGTATTCCATCAAGCTCAAGTGCACCATGGACGTTTGGTATGTCACGAAGGGTTCGCCCAGCCCTCCTGTGAAGAACTTAATGGAGAATCTGGATGTGACAATTCATTTGGTGGAAGACTATTCGGATATCTACGACGGCCTTTAG
- a CDS encoding N-acyl-D-amino-acid deacylase family protein — MQYSRLFVGKSFFLLVVTALTLLLSQCGSPQPSTLLIRNATIVDGTGSKGYIGSVRIEGKLIAAVGDLEPLQTDSVIDGTGLVLSPGFIDTHSHHSGNSPRSVDAAISQGITTIIVGQDGSSFTSLEAYFDSLRLSPISPNVGSYVGHNTVRRAVLGNDFQRKATREEIDRMKLLVTKEMEAGALGLSTGLEYDPGIYSSAEEVLELAKVASQYGGRYISHMRSEDVFLKSSIQEILTVGREANMPVQISHFKIGLRSFWGQAPAFLALLDSARAVGIDVTADVYPYEYWQSTITVLFPDRDFENRATAEFALTELTSPEGMIIGRFEPNKAYEGLTLDSIARLRNEDPVTTYLALVQMSLETGASIIAKAMDIEDIKAITQWPYANICSDGGTTGHPRGWGAFPRYFNLETREPIEMKIHKMTAQAAENLDLDSIGVIREGFYADLTLFDPNTFIDHATYGKSSQRATGLKMVLVSGAAVYDGQEPTNIFSGRLIRGRHQ; from the coding sequence ATGCAATACTCCAGGCTCTTTGTCGGTAAGTCATTCTTTCTATTAGTAGTCACTGCACTCACGCTATTGCTAAGCCAATGCGGTTCACCTCAACCCAGCACCCTCCTTATCCGAAATGCTACCATCGTCGACGGCACCGGCAGCAAAGGGTATATTGGATCGGTTCGCATTGAAGGCAAGCTCATTGCCGCCGTCGGTGATTTGGAGCCCTTGCAAACAGACTCGGTCATTGATGGCACCGGACTGGTGCTCAGTCCAGGTTTTATCGACACGCACAGTCACCACAGCGGCAACTCTCCAAGAAGCGTTGACGCCGCCATCAGCCAGGGAATCACAACGATTATCGTGGGGCAAGACGGGAGCTCATTCACTTCGTTGGAAGCTTATTTCGATTCACTGCGGTTAAGTCCTATCTCTCCCAACGTAGGTTCTTATGTAGGTCACAATACGGTGAGACGGGCTGTGCTTGGAAACGACTTTCAGCGAAAAGCCACCAGGGAGGAAATCGACCGAATGAAGCTATTGGTAACAAAAGAGATGGAAGCGGGTGCGCTGGGGCTATCAACCGGCCTGGAATATGACCCTGGCATATATTCAAGCGCCGAAGAAGTTTTGGAACTTGCCAAAGTAGCTTCACAATATGGCGGCCGGTACATCAGCCACATGAGAAGTGAGGATGTGTTTTTGAAAAGCAGCATTCAGGAAATTTTGACGGTTGGAAGGGAGGCCAACATGCCGGTCCAAATCTCTCACTTTAAGATAGGTCTGAGAAGTTTCTGGGGCCAGGCGCCGGCATTTCTGGCGCTCCTCGACAGTGCCAGGGCTGTCGGCATAGACGTGACTGCCGACGTTTATCCATACGAGTACTGGCAATCGACCATCACAGTGCTGTTTCCCGATCGGGATTTTGAAAACAGAGCCACGGCGGAATTTGCCTTAACCGAGCTCACGTCGCCGGAAGGTATGATCATTGGCCGGTTTGAACCCAACAAAGCTTACGAAGGACTTACGCTTGATAGCATAGCACGCCTTCGCAACGAAGACCCGGTCACCACTTACCTGGCTCTGGTGCAGATGTCACTGGAAACTGGCGCAAGCATTATTGCAAAGGCCATGGATATCGAAGACATCAAAGCAATCACCCAGTGGCCCTATGCCAATATTTGTTCTGACGGCGGGACAACAGGCCACCCCAGGGGCTGGGGCGCTTTCCCACGATACTTCAATTTGGAAACGAGGGAACCTATAGAAATGAAAATTCACAAAATGACTGCGCAAGCGGCTGAAAACCTAGATTTAGACAGTATTGGTGTTATCAGGGAAGGTTTCTATGCTGACCTTACACTCTTCGACCCAAATACATTTATCGATCACGCCACCTACGGCAAAAGCTCGCAGCGGGCGACTGGGTTGAAAATGGTGCTTGTATCTGGCGCTGCGGTATACGATGGGCAGGAACCTACTAACATATTTTCAGGCCGATTGATCCGGGGCAGGCATCAATAG
- a CDS encoding carboxypeptidase-like regulatory domain-containing protein — translation MRTTLILFALGCPLWLFAKTELTGVVVDEASKNPISYVNIGVFDKNIGTVSDAKGVFSLNIGEIGPGDSIVFSIVGYKRVAHPLRELLNTSPLIIRLREDVINLREIVIENDPSDIKTLGVNRVSGKRFGFVGGIGAGAEVSRKMSVSKPSLLQSASIYVRNKKSGSFKLRLNVYTIDRNANEPGHSLLTRSIILESDLKEGWLNYDFKEPLVVDEPFYISYEWVEANLQNPMIALRGNNHDEKVRIRPVSMGRWIMGGNYDFAIRCEVMND, via the coding sequence TTGCGCACAACACTCATACTTTTTGCTTTGGGCTGCCCGCTTTGGCTTTTTGCTAAAACTGAGCTTACGGGAGTAGTAGTGGATGAAGCCTCCAAAAACCCAATCTCCTACGTTAATATTGGCGTATTCGACAAAAACATTGGCACAGTGTCGGACGCAAAAGGCGTCTTTTCGCTGAACATCGGGGAAATCGGTCCGGGCGACTCGATTGTGTTTTCAATTGTTGGCTATAAAAGAGTGGCACATCCCCTGCGGGAGTTACTTAACACGTCACCTTTAATTATTCGGCTCAGGGAGGATGTTATTAATTTGAGAGAGATCGTGATTGAAAATGATCCTTCTGACATTAAAACACTCGGAGTGAATCGGGTTTCTGGTAAAAGGTTTGGTTTCGTTGGAGGCATCGGCGCTGGTGCTGAAGTATCACGGAAAATGAGTGTTTCGAAGCCTTCGTTACTGCAATCGGCCTCCATCTATGTGCGCAACAAAAAAAGTGGCTCCTTCAAACTTCGTTTGAACGTTTATACCATCGACCGAAATGCCAATGAACCGGGTCACTCATTGCTTACCCGATCGATTATACTGGAATCTGATCTGAAAGAAGGGTGGCTCAACTATGACTTCAAAGAGCCGCTGGTGGTCGATGAACCGTTCTATATTTCCTACGAGTGGGTAGAAGCCAATCTTCAAAATCCCATGATTGCCCTCAGAGGCAATAATCATGACGAAAAAGTGAGAATAAGGCCTGTGAGCATGGGAAGGTGGATCATGGGTGGGAACTACGATTTCGCCATTCGTTGCGAGGTAATGAATGACTGA
- a CDS encoding penicillin-binding transpeptidase domain-containing protein, with protein MKTTFLAGAILLFHSLSAQESLTKPFKDCHIDGSITLFDYNAKKWISSDIYDSHKPTLPASTFKIINTLIALETGVAKDENHLVKWPGTTDTVKYGYRPDIYHDITMKQAFRLSAGWAYVEMAKEIGKERYEHFLKASHYGNADVSINDPDFWNFGSFAISPANQIEILIGVYEETLPFSKRSFTILKEMMIEEQNDGYTLRAKTGWTRDGGKDTGWWVGYVEKEDNVYFFATRLIKDRKTVNPNFGSCRKTITRKILTGVKILP; from the coding sequence ATGAAAACTACTTTTTTGGCAGGTGCTATTCTTTTATTTCACAGTTTGTCAGCACAAGAGTCTCTCACAAAGCCTTTTAAGGACTGCCATATCGACGGAAGCATCACCCTCTTCGATTACAATGCCAAAAAATGGATTTCCAGCGATATTTACGATAGCCATAAGCCCACTTTGCCAGCCTCGACTTTCAAAATCATCAACACCCTGATAGCCCTGGAAACAGGCGTGGCAAAAGATGAAAACCATTTGGTAAAATGGCCCGGAACCACCGACACAGTGAAGTATGGCTACCGGCCTGACATTTACCACGACATCACCATGAAACAAGCCTTTCGGCTTTCTGCCGGATGGGCCTATGTGGAAATGGCAAAGGAAATCGGCAAAGAGCGCTATGAGCACTTTCTCAAAGCCAGCCACTATGGCAATGCCGATGTTTCCATCAACGACCCTGACTTCTGGAACTTTGGTTCGTTTGCCATTTCGCCAGCCAATCAAATAGAAATCCTCATTGGCGTGTACGAAGAGACCCTTCCCTTCTCCAAACGCTCTTTTACCATCTTGAAAGAGATGATGATAGAAGAGCAAAACGACGGCTACACCTTACGGGCCAAAACCGGCTGGACCCGTGATGGCGGAAAAGACACCGGCTGGTGGGTTGGTTACGTCGAAAAGGAAGACAACGTCTACTTTTTTGCTACCCGGCTGATAAAAGACAGGAAAACTGTCAACCCAAATTTCGGAAGCTGTAGGAAAACCATTACTCGGAAAATTCTGACCGGGGTGAAAATATTGCCTTAG